In Desulfovibrio sp., a single genomic region encodes these proteins:
- a CDS encoding complex I subunit 1 family protein, whose protein sequence is MSDTLLAILHMCVFPGGAFALMVAMFFKGLDRRVEARLQRRVGPPLVQPWLDIAKLLTKETLIPRTACRPAFLLAPVFGFTGMAVCAAFIPIAGVYNGLFNMGDLLVIFYLLPIPAMAIMLGGSASSSPYGAVGFSREMVLMFAYEMPLLMILLAVAILTGKTLAGGAWGAEFSLFKIVALQQQTGSFGFNPSMIPAFLAYLIFLPGTMGVVPFDIPEAETEIVEGPLLEYGGPLLALFQITSALKTFVVLGLGVALFFPGTISEWWPVNLVWFLCKCLALMLVSLTLVKSATGRFRIDQAFRFYVTVPAALALCSLILVWVM, encoded by the coding sequence ATGAGCGATACCCTGCTTGCCATACTGCACATGTGCGTCTTCCCCGGCGGGGCCTTTGCCCTGATGGTGGCCATGTTCTTCAAAGGACTTGACCGCCGTGTGGAAGCCCGCCTGCAACGCCGCGTGGGGCCGCCGCTGGTGCAGCCCTGGCTGGACATTGCCAAGCTCCTGACCAAGGAGACCCTGATCCCAAGGACGGCCTGCCGCCCGGCCTTTCTGCTGGCTCCTGTCTTCGGCTTTACGGGCATGGCCGTGTGCGCGGCCTTCATACCCATCGCCGGTGTGTACAACGGCCTGTTCAATATGGGCGACCTGCTGGTGATCTTTTACCTTCTGCCCATCCCGGCCATGGCCATCATGCTGGGCGGGTCGGCCTCCAGTTCGCCCTACGGCGCTGTGGGTTTTTCGCGCGAAATGGTGCTCATGTTCGCCTACGAAATGCCCCTGCTCATGATTTTGCTGGCCGTGGCCATACTCACGGGCAAAACCCTGGCTGGCGGCGCATGGGGAGCGGAATTCTCGCTCTTCAAGATCGTGGCCCTGCAGCAGCAGACAGGCTCCTTTGGCTTCAACCCGTCGATGATCCCGGCCTTTCTGGCCTACCTCATCTTTCTGCCCGGCACCATGGGCGTTGTGCCCTTTGATATTCCCGAGGCGGAAACCGAAATCGTCGAAGGCCCGCTACTTGAATACGGCGGCCCGCTGCTGGCCCTTTTTCAGATCACGTCGGCCCTCAAGACCTTCGTGGTTCTGGGGCTGGGGGTTGCGCTTTTCTTCCCCGGCACCATATCTGAATGGTGGCCGGTCAATCTGGTGTGGTTCTTGTGCAAGTGCCTCGCGCTCATGCTGGTTTCGCTTACCCTGGTCAAGTCGGCCACAGGGCGTTTCCGTATTGACCAGGCGTTTCGCTTTTATGTGACTGTGCCCGCCGCGCTTGCGCTGTGCAGTCTGATACTGGTCTGGGTGATGTAA
- a CDS encoding complex I subunit 5 family protein, whose protein sequence is MTESLFSAGGRLVPLLVGMALMLYAAAQAVRQRKDPRRLILWGALHDAGIVCLGLGAATAIGATGLWLFILFQVATRGLAWTALGRLTSTCRTGAACSQGPVQASRLSGSGQRHPWTAALFALGLLASVGGSPFLLPEARLFINAAVLEAIPGGLTGLLVMALATTVFIWLYVTTVRQVVLEDAPEDSPTAFGPMRGKAGLMIALAVAVGVMGVLRGPLTDLIGGQYGFVAPHSPVHPAYWCYYLGAFAVGGAFLLRMRVAPLVGTSFAALALVTVLVADAPATARLFLTMISLVALVVCVYSQGYIHGRHQGRYWFFLLLTFGSLAGIVSSTDASGLYGYWELMTFASYFLVVHEGRRSAFDAGLKYYVMCAGGALFMLPGLLMLGEGFVPTPVLQAAFVLCLMGFGVKAGLVPLHSWLPDAHPAAPSSVSAPLSGIITKMGIFGIVVVLLMRPMVSTMPGLFGLSWLGTGLVFTGAATLVLGEVMALRQDDIKRMLAYSTLGQIGEITLVLGIGTWLSTTGALWHMFNHAIMKDLLFLGAGALIMRSGSRKLSDLRGLGRQMPFTVACMGVGLVSIMGLPPFGAFYSKFLMIQAATEAGQIWLAALILAGSLVGLVYYTRILKTLIFEERPDYLPTVTEAPVTMRVGMGVLAALCVLLGLAPQLAMQLVAPVASLAFAPNPQDAGVMLAMHVNWPIYVVVPVFGALLPALFHKNRVMAGKVSVGVLLATALLVVLFGRGLDTLSFCFALIVPLLGAVNMSYALGYMEHSHTQWRFYCAFTAMCGGLVGMASSQYLLSFFLFWEIMSSWTLYLAIAHEGDKASLREAFKYFIFNVFGAGFIFVGLCVIGPFTPFTSLLLAGMVPNLSAGAAWFGMALLAAGFVMKAAQLPFRIDWQMHPALAPTPVSGYISSVLLKSAILGLIKLFMLLGGGFAVAGILGGFEQSSISVTVMWIGGVTIIMAAIQALRSNGLKLIFIYSTVSQLGYMVLAVAAGGALGYAGGMLHVINHVFFKDLLFLVCGAIMFASHRESLNDLGGIGRKMPFTLAMFAIAGLSVIGVPPTSGFSSKWLIYHALMEAGQPFLALLSLIGSVLTMAYIAKFLHAAFLGQPAQDLDDIKEVPRIMRVPMGILAAGCVLTGIFPGLALGPINSVLLEYGLMPLNVGLSGVLSGTGAWNATGMFVMMALAFTGGYWFVKRFTHLREIDVHTCGLPPETATSRMTPSSIYGGLSRLLGGDDTPKENRS, encoded by the coding sequence ATGACGGAATCCTTGTTCTCGGCTGGCGGACGGCTTGTGCCGCTTCTGGTGGGTATGGCCCTCATGCTGTATGCTGCGGCTCAAGCCGTGCGCCAGCGTAAGGACCCTCGCCGCCTGATCCTCTGGGGCGCCCTGCACGACGCGGGCATTGTCTGCCTGGGGCTCGGCGCGGCTACCGCCATCGGCGCCACCGGCCTGTGGCTCTTCATACTTTTTCAGGTTGCAACACGCGGCCTGGCGTGGACGGCCCTGGGCCGTCTCACCTCGACATGCCGCACGGGAGCCGCGTGTAGTCAGGGGCCCGTCCAGGCATCGCGCCTGAGCGGTTCCGGCCAGCGGCATCCCTGGACGGCTGCCCTGTTCGCTCTGGGTCTTCTGGCCTCGGTGGGCGGATCGCCCTTCCTGCTGCCCGAAGCCCGCCTCTTTATCAATGCCGCCGTCCTTGAGGCCATACCGGGCGGGCTCACCGGCCTGCTGGTCATGGCCCTGGCCACCACGGTCTTCATCTGGCTGTACGTCACCACTGTGCGCCAGGTGGTGCTGGAAGACGCGCCGGAAGATTCCCCCACGGCCTTCGGCCCCATGCGCGGCAAAGCCGGTCTGATGATCGCCCTGGCTGTGGCCGTGGGCGTGATGGGCGTTCTGCGTGGCCCGCTGACCGACCTCATCGGCGGTCAGTACGGTTTTGTGGCCCCCCACTCCCCCGTGCATCCGGCCTACTGGTGCTATTACCTTGGCGCTTTTGCCGTGGGCGGCGCTTTTCTGCTCCGCATGCGTGTCGCCCCCCTTGTGGGAACGTCCTTTGCGGCCCTGGCGCTCGTCACGGTGCTTGTGGCGGACGCCCCGGCCACGGCCAGGCTGTTCCTGACCATGATCAGCCTTGTGGCACTGGTGGTCTGCGTTTACTCGCAGGGCTACATTCACGGGCGGCATCAGGGGCGCTACTGGTTCTTTCTGCTGCTCACCTTCGGCTCCCTGGCGGGCATAGTTTCCAGCACGGACGCGTCCGGCCTTTACGGCTACTGGGAACTCATGACCTTCGCCTCCTACTTTCTGGTGGTGCATGAAGGGCGGCGCAGCGCTTTTGACGCTGGCCTCAAATACTACGTCATGTGCGCGGGCGGCGCGCTTTTCATGCTGCCCGGCCTGCTTATGCTGGGCGAGGGCTTTGTGCCCACCCCCGTGCTTCAGGCGGCCTTTGTACTTTGCCTCATGGGCTTCGGCGTCAAGGCCGGTCTTGTGCCCCTGCACTCCTGGCTGCCTGACGCCCACCCGGCCGCGCCGTCCTCCGTGTCGGCCCCCCTTTCGGGCATCATCACCAAGATGGGCATTTTCGGCATTGTGGTCGTGCTGCTCATGCGGCCCATGGTCAGCACCATGCCCGGCCTGTTCGGCCTTTCGTGGCTCGGCACCGGGCTGGTCTTCACGGGCGCGGCCACCCTGGTTCTTGGTGAAGTCATGGCCCTGCGCCAGGACGACATCAAACGCATGCTGGCCTACTCCACCCTGGGGCAGATCGGCGAAATTACGCTTGTGCTCGGCATCGGCACGTGGCTTTCCACCACGGGCGCGCTGTGGCACATGTTCAACCACGCCATCATGAAGGACCTGCTCTTCCTTGGCGCGGGCGCGCTCATCATGCGCAGCGGCAGCCGCAAGCTCAGCGATCTGCGCGGCCTCGGCCGCCAGATGCCCTTTACCGTGGCCTGCATGGGCGTGGGGCTTGTGAGCATTATGGGTCTGCCGCCCTTTGGCGCTTTTTACAGCAAATTCCTGATGATACAGGCCGCCACCGAAGCCGGACAAATCTGGCTGGCCGCGCTCATTCTCGCTGGCTCCCTGGTGGGTCTTGTCTACTACACCCGCATACTCAAAACCCTGATCTTTGAAGAGCGCCCCGACTATCTGCCCACGGTCACGGAAGCTCCTGTCACCATGCGCGTGGGCATGGGCGTGCTGGCTGCCCTCTGCGTTCTGCTCGGCCTTGCGCCGCAGCTCGCCATGCAGCTTGTGGCCCCTGTGGCTTCGCTGGCCTTTGCGCCCAACCCGCAGGACGCAGGCGTTATGCTGGCCATGCACGTGAACTGGCCCATCTACGTGGTCGTGCCCGTGTTCGGCGCTCTGCTGCCCGCCCTCTTCCACAAGAACCGCGTCATGGCGGGCAAGGTCAGCGTGGGCGTGCTGCTCGCAACGGCCCTGCTGGTTGTCCTGTTCGGACGCGGCCTCGACACGCTTTCTTTCTGCTTTGCCCTCATCGTCCCCCTGCTGGGCGCGGTGAACATGAGCTACGCTCTGGGCTATATGGAACACAGCCACACGCAGTGGCGTTTCTACTGCGCCTTTACCGCCATGTGCGGCGGTCTTGTGGGCATGGCGTCCAGCCAGTATCTGCTGAGCTTCTTCCTGTTCTGGGAAATCATGAGCTCGTGGACGCTCTACCTGGCCATCGCGCACGAAGGCGACAAGGCATCGCTGCGAGAAGCCTTCAAGTACTTTATCTTCAACGTCTTTGGCGCGGGCTTCATCTTTGTGGGCCTGTGCGTCATCGGCCCCTTCACGCCCTTTACCTCGCTGCTGCTGGCCGGCATGGTGCCCAACCTGTCCGCCGGGGCCGCCTGGTTCGGCATGGCCCTGCTGGCAGCGGGCTTTGTGATGAAGGCCGCGCAACTGCCCTTCCGCATTGACTGGCAGATGCACCCGGCCCTGGCCCCCACGCCCGTGTCCGGCTACATCTCCTCCGTGCTGCTGAAGAGCGCCATTCTCGGCCTTATCAAGCTCTTTATGCTGCTGGGCGGCGGATTCGCCGTGGCGGGCATACTGGGCGGATTTGAACAGAGCTCCATCAGCGTGACCGTCATGTGGATAGGCGGCGTCACCATCATCATGGCCGCCATTCAGGCCCTGCGCAGCAACGGCCTCAAGCTTATCTTCATCTACTCGACGGTGAGCCAACTCGGCTACATGGTGCTGGCCGTGGCGGCGGGCGGCGCGCTCGGATACGCGGGCGGCATGCTGCACGTCATCAACCACGTCTTCTTCAAGGATCTGCTCTTCCTCGTGTGCGGCGCCATCATGTTCGCCAGCCACAGGGAAAGCCTCAACGACCTTGGCGGCATCGGACGCAAAATGCCCTTTACCCTGGCCATGTTCGCCATTGCCGGGCTTTCGGTCATAGGCGTGCCGCCCACCAGCGGCTTCTCGTCCAAGTGGCTCATCTACCATGCCCTCATGGAAGCCGGGCAGCCCTTCCTGGCCCTGCTCTCGCTCATCGGCAGCGTGCTGACCATGGCCTATATCGCCAAATTCCTGCACGCGGCCTTTTTGGGCCAGCCCGCACAGGACCTTGACGATATCAAGGAAGTGCCCCGCATCATGCGCGTCCCCATGGGCATTCTGGCCGCAGGCTGCGTGCTGACGGGCATCTTCCCCGGTCTTGCGCTGGGCCCCATCAATTCGGTGCTGCTGGAATACGGACTCATGCCGCTGAATGTGGGTCTTTCGGGCGTGCTTTCGGGCACTGGAGCCTGGAACGCCACGGGCATGTTCGTGATGATGGCCCTGGCCTTCACCGGCGGCTACTGGTTTGTGAAGCGCTTTACCCACCTGCGTGAAATCGATGTGCATACCTGCGGCCTGCCGCCTGAAACGGCCACCAGCCGCATGACGCCTTCCAGCATTTACGGTGGTCTCTCGCGCCTGCTCGGCGGCGACGACACGCCCAAGGAGAACCGCTCATGA
- a CDS encoding NAD(P)H-dependent glycerol-3-phosphate dehydrogenase — MSICVAGGGSWGTALGHLLARGGHHVCLWMRNASVATAINERHENPRYLPGLPLDERLVATTDPAALDRPLVVLAVPCQQLRGWLTEQARHFQPRAILVNAAKGIETGSLATCSEMTSQALGRLNPRYAVLSGPSFAADVLRDLPTAVVMAAYDEALGCYLRDIFSGPAFRCYSSTDVMGVEMGGALKNVMAIAAGTCDGLGLGANSRAALITRGLAEMSRLGVARGAQAHTFMGLSGLGDLTLTCTDDLSRNRQVGLRLGRGEKLDHITQSLGMVAEGVKTTAAIYDMAKKLGVDAPLTNAVHSILYEGQSPQAALRDLMARTLREE; from the coding sequence ATTTCCATATGTGTGGCTGGCGGCGGCAGCTGGGGCACGGCCCTGGGGCATCTTCTGGCCCGTGGCGGGCACCATGTCTGCCTCTGGATGCGGAACGCGTCCGTGGCCACGGCCATCAACGAAAGGCACGAAAATCCCCGTTACCTGCCGGGCCTGCCCCTTGACGAGCGGCTTGTGGCCACCACAGACCCGGCTGCCCTGGACCGCCCTCTGGTCGTGCTGGCCGTGCCCTGCCAGCAGTTGCGCGGCTGGCTCACGGAACAGGCCCGCCACTTTCAACCCAGGGCCATTTTGGTCAATGCGGCCAAGGGCATTGAAACCGGTTCGCTGGCCACCTGCTCGGAAATGACCTCGCAGGCTCTCGGCCGCCTGAACCCCCGTTATGCGGTGCTGTCCGGCCCCTCCTTTGCGGCGGACGTATTGCGCGACCTGCCCACGGCCGTGGTCATGGCCGCCTACGATGAAGCCCTTGGCTGTTATCTGCGCGACATTTTTTCCGGCCCCGCCTTTCGTTGCTACTCCAGCACGGACGTCATGGGCGTGGAAATGGGCGGCGCGCTCAAAAACGTCATGGCCATTGCCGCTGGCACCTGCGACGGGCTGGGGCTGGGGGCCAACAGCCGCGCGGCCCTCATCACCAGAGGGCTGGCTGAAATGAGCCGCCTTGGCGTGGCCCGTGGGGCGCAGGCGCACACCTTTATGGGCCTCTCGGGTCTGGGCGACCTCACCCTTACCTGCACAGACGATCTTTCCCGCAACCGGCAGGTGGGGCTGCGCCTTGGCCGTGGAGAAAAGCTCGACCATATTACGCAAAGCCTCGGCATGGTGGCAGAAGGCGTCAAAACCACGGCCGCCATTTATGACATGGCGAAAAAACTTGGCGTAGACGCGCCCCTGACAAACGCGGTACACAGTATCTTGTATGAAGGGCAAAGTCCGCAGGCCGCGTTGCGCGACCTTATGGCCAGAACACTGCGCGAAGAATAG
- a CDS encoding M14 family metallopeptidase, translating into MQAYTKLFLNRLRREGRLLTGTGLAGLFLSCALFCFAGTALAQESFPLDFTVIRLGEGPRTVLVVGGIQGDEPGGFSAATLLTTHYRMENGSVWVVPNLNFPSIIKRSRGLYGDMNRKFARLDATDPEFATVRRIQDLIDHPQVGLVLNLHDGSGYYRHTYEDKLRNPARWGQSVIIDQTELPGAFMGALEAEADKAANAANKALMQAGHRLHVHNTNTAAGDHEMERSLSYYAVLRGKAAFGLEASKEFPVELRAYYHLLMIESFLQQAGVDFSRAFALTPEGVRGALQDNLAVSFADNRVFLPLEDARPAINFLPLPRSGPAQAVPTKPIMAVLPCAQGGEGQFCVHYGNRMLTLIRPEWREVDSSLDAVPVKVDGQDKTVSFGQVLYVDDSFQVRPLDGYRVNAIGFDNGQPDEAGVELRLKDFMPRFSVDKQGKLFRVEVYRKQLFSGMFLVYFDNGRQNSPNRPRMARNADALPDRPGPESSLGF; encoded by the coding sequence ATGCAGGCATATACAAAGCTTTTTCTGAACCGCCTCCGCCGCGAGGGCAGACTCCTGACAGGCACGGGCCTTGCGGGCCTGTTCCTGAGCTGCGCCCTTTTCTGCTTTGCGGGCACGGCTCTGGCGCAGGAGAGCTTTCCTCTGGACTTTACCGTCATCCGCCTGGGCGAAGGCCCACGCACCGTGCTGGTGGTGGGGGGCATTCAGGGCGATGAGCCGGGGGGCTTTTCCGCCGCCACGCTGCTGACCACCCATTACCGCATGGAAAACGGCAGCGTGTGGGTAGTGCCCAATCTGAATTTTCCCAGTATTATCAAGCGGTCGCGCGGCCTGTATGGGGATATGAACCGCAAGTTCGCCCGCCTGGACGCAACAGACCCCGAATTTGCCACAGTGCGCCGTATTCAGGATCTCATTGACCATCCGCAGGTGGGCCTTGTGCTCAACCTGCATGACGGCAGCGGCTACTACCGTCACACCTACGAAGACAAACTGCGCAATCCCGCCCGCTGGGGACAGTCGGTCATCATTGACCAGACGGAACTGCCGGGAGCTTTCATGGGCGCGCTGGAGGCCGAGGCCGACAAAGCCGCAAATGCCGCCAACAAGGCGCTCATGCAGGCGGGGCACCGTCTGCACGTCCATAACACCAATACCGCCGCCGGCGACCACGAGATGGAAAGGAGCCTTTCCTATTATGCCGTGCTTCGGGGCAAAGCCGCCTTCGGCCTTGAGGCCAGCAAGGAATTTCCCGTCGAGCTGCGCGCCTATTATCATTTATTGATGATTGAGTCCTTTCTGCAGCAGGCGGGCGTGGACTTCAGCCGCGCCTTTGCCCTCACGCCCGAAGGCGTGCGCGGAGCGCTGCAGGACAATCTTGCCGTTTCCTTTGCCGACAACCGCGTCTTTCTCCCGCTTGAAGACGCCCGCCCGGCCATCAACTTTCTGCCCCTGCCCAGAAGCGGCCCGGCCCAGGCCGTGCCCACCAAGCCAATCATGGCGGTTCTGCCCTGCGCCCAAGGCGGCGAAGGTCAGTTTTGCGTACATTACGGCAACCGCATGCTGACGCTCATCCGGCCCGAATGGCGCGAGGTGGACAGCAGCCTTGACGCCGTGCCCGTAAAAGTGGACGGCCAGGACAAGACGGTTTCCTTCGGGCAGGTGCTGTATGTTGACGACTCCTTCCAGGTTCGCCCTCTGGACGGCTACAGGGTCAATGCCATTGGCTTTGACAACGGTCAGCCCGACGAGGCTGGCGTGGAACTGCGCCTCAAGGACTTCATGCCGCGCTTTTCAGTAGACAAGCAGGGCAAGCTGTTCCGGGTCGAGGTTTACCGCAAGCAACTTTTTAGCGGCATGTTTCTGGTATATTTTGATAATGGCAGGCAAAACAGCCCCAACAGGCCACGTATGGCCCGTAACGCTGACGCCCTGCCCGACCGGCCCGGCCCGGAATCGTCCCTGGGCTTCTGA
- a CDS encoding heavy-metal-associated domain-containing protein, whose translation MKSLKVNGMRCGHCKSAVEEAAGKIPGVKNPLVDLDEKVLRYEEDGPVDMDALRTAISNIGFDPE comes from the coding sequence ATGAAAAGCCTGAAAGTCAATGGCATGCGTTGCGGCCACTGCAAGAGCGCGGTGGAAGAAGCCGCTGGCAAGATCCCCGGCGTGAAGAATCCGCTGGTGGATCTGGACGAAAAAGTTCTGCGCTATGAAGAAGACGGCCCGGTGGATATGGACGCCCTGCGCACGGCCATAAGCAACATCGGCTTTGATCCCGAATAG
- a CDS encoding heavy metal translocating P-type ATPase, producing the protein MSEANAQNDAANEACPLKFDIGGMHCAACSSRIERVVGRMEGVEKISVNLATAKAEVWASPGQEEAVQHEIMDRVATLGFSATPAADDDASAEFAENKAKALKDARQRLGRLVPMVCFAVPLLVVSMGHMMGLSLPHWMDPHAAPRTFMLIQLFLSLPIVWLGRHFYVDGIRALLRKAPAMDSLVAVGTGAAFIYSLVNTVLGLMGVDPVTRAMNLYYESAAVLLTMIELGQFLEATAKRKAGDAMGALMSLTPETALRLDPDNEALPPREVAVSALKAGDHLLLRPGGRVPVDGEVLTGKSAVDLSLLTGESIPVAVVPGDKLVAGSVNGEGSLTLRADAVGRNTRLARIIRLVREAQGSKAPIARLADRVSYYFVPAVMLYAVLAALAWLVFSSEPITTPLTVFVAVLVMACPCAMGLATPMSIMVGTGRGAQLGVLIKNGAALEQAGHINVLAVDKTGTLTTGKPVLTGVTLLEGAQGLDENGLLSLAAALEARSEHPLAQALIKAGHDRNLPACRVEEVVVAPGMGIAGDVFCADVPRHVAVGNRAFMKEYGLAVSDDISGKLAVLAEAGQTPLLLALGRGEEARLAGILALADAIRPESPSVVARLQQMGVRVVMLTGDNERTARAVAAKVGVDEVAAGLLPAEKADYVRRLQEQGHVVGMVGDGINDAPALALANVGMAVGTGVDVSAEAGDIVLMRGGMEAVLTALALSRATMRNIRQNLFWAFGYNVLGLPVAAGLLHVFGGPMLSPMIAGTAMALSSVSVVTNALRLRFFRIEK; encoded by the coding sequence ATGAGCGAGGCCAATGCGCAAAACGACGCCGCCAACGAGGCATGCCCCCTGAAATTCGACATAGGGGGAATGCACTGCGCGGCCTGCTCGTCCCGCATCGAACGTGTGGTCGGTCGTATGGAAGGTGTGGAGAAAATCAGCGTCAACCTTGCCACCGCCAAGGCCGAGGTGTGGGCCAGCCCCGGCCAGGAAGAAGCGGTGCAGCACGAGATCATGGATCGCGTGGCCACGCTGGGCTTCAGCGCCACCCCTGCCGCTGATGACGACGCCTCCGCCGAGTTTGCCGAAAACAAGGCCAAAGCGCTCAAGGATGCACGCCAGCGCCTGGGTCGTCTTGTGCCCATGGTCTGCTTTGCGGTGCCCCTGCTTGTGGTGTCCATGGGGCACATGATGGGGCTCAGTCTGCCGCACTGGATGGATCCCCATGCCGCGCCGCGCACCTTCATGCTCATACAGCTTTTTCTGAGCCTGCCCATTGTCTGGCTTGGACGGCATTTCTATGTGGACGGCATCCGCGCGCTGCTGCGCAAGGCTCCTGCCATGGACAGCCTGGTGGCCGTGGGCACGGGCGCTGCCTTCATCTACAGCCTGGTCAACACTGTTCTTGGTCTCATGGGCGTTGACCCTGTGACGCGGGCCATGAACCTGTATTATGAGTCGGCGGCAGTGCTGCTGACCATGATAGAACTGGGGCAGTTTCTTGAAGCCACGGCCAAGCGCAAGGCTGGCGACGCCATGGGCGCGCTCATGAGCCTCACGCCGGAAACGGCCCTGCGGCTCGATCCTGACAACGAGGCCCTGCCGCCCCGGGAAGTCGCGGTGTCGGCCCTGAAGGCTGGCGATCACCTGCTGCTCAGGCCCGGTGGACGTGTGCCTGTGGACGGCGAAGTGCTCACGGGCAAAAGCGCCGTGGACCTTTCCCTGCTCACAGGCGAATCCATCCCTGTTGCCGTCGTCCCCGGCGACAAGCTGGTGGCGGGCAGCGTCAATGGCGAAGGTTCGCTTACCCTGCGGGCCGACGCCGTGGGCCGCAACACGCGGCTTGCACGCATCATCCGTCTGGTGCGCGAAGCCCAGGGCAGCAAGGCCCCCATCGCCCGCCTGGCAGACCGCGTCAGCTACTACTTCGTGCCCGCCGTCATGCTCTACGCCGTGCTGGCCGCCCTGGCCTGGCTGGTGTTCAGTTCCGAGCCAATCACAACGCCGCTCACCGTCTTTGTGGCCGTGCTGGTCATGGCCTGCCCCTGCGCCATGGGGCTGGCGACGCCCATGTCCATCATGGTGGGCACGGGGCGCGGGGCGCAGCTTGGCGTGCTTATCAAGAACGGCGCTGCTCTGGAGCAGGCCGGGCACATCAACGTCCTTGCCGTGGACAAAACCGGCACCCTCACAACGGGCAAGCCCGTGCTCACGGGCGTAACCCTGCTGGAAGGCGCGCAGGGGCTGGACGAAAACGGCCTGCTGTCCCTTGCGGCAGCTCTTGAGGCCCGTTCCGAGCATCCTCTGGCCCAGGCCCTGATCAAGGCCGGGCACGACCGCAATCTGCCCGCCTGCCGCGTTGAGGAAGTGGTGGTCGCACCCGGCATGGGCATAGCGGGCGACGTCTTTTGCGCTGACGTGCCCCGTCACGTGGCCGTGGGCAACCGCGCCTTTATGAAGGAATACGGTCTTGCGGTTTCCGACGACATCTCCGGCAAGCTGGCCGTGCTGGCCGAGGCTGGCCAGACGCCCCTGCTGCTGGCCCTTGGCCGTGGCGAGGAGGCCCGCCTGGCGGGCATTCTGGCCCTGGCCGACGCCATCCGCCCCGAATCGCCCTCTGTGGTGGCCCGTCTGCAACAGATGGGCGTGCGCGTGGTCATGCTCACGGGCGACAATGAACGCACCGCCAGAGCCGTGGCGGCCAAGGTCGGCGTGGACGAAGTGGCCGCCGGACTTCTGCCCGCAGAAAAGGCCGACTATGTACGCCGCCTGCAGGAGCAGGGGCATGTGGTAGGCATGGTGGGAGACGGCATCAACGACGCGCCCGCCCTGGCCCTGGCCAATGTGGGCATGGCTGTGGGCACGGGAGTGGACGTCAGCGCCGAAGCCGGGGATATCGTGCTCATGCGCGGCGGCATGGAAGCCGTTTTGACGGCCCTGGCGCTTTCACGCGCCACCATGCGCAATATCCGGCAAAACCTGTTCTGGGCTTTTGGCTACAACGTCCTTGGGCTGCCAGTGGCGGCGGGCCTGCTGCACGTTTTTGGCGGCCCCATGCTTTCGCCCATGATAGCGGGTACGGCCATGGCCCTCTCTTCCGTCTCTGTCGTCACCAACGCCCTGCGCTTGCGCTTTTTCAGGATAGAAAAGTAG
- a CDS encoding Hpt domain-containing protein, which yields MSEELLDWKEAMTRVLDKRDLYVKLLGKFIETERDTPDKVGVALKNGNAEEARQLVHNTKGVAANLGAKALASAALELEMAIKAGADTSRALSHFSTTVMETLVTMHAFMTQ from the coding sequence ATGAGCGAGGAATTACTGGACTGGAAAGAAGCCATGACCCGTGTGCTCGACAAACGCGATCTTTATGTCAAACTGTTGGGCAAGTTCATCGAGACGGAACGCGACACCCCTGACAAGGTGGGCGTGGCCCTGAAAAACGGCAATGCAGAAGAGGCCCGGCAACTGGTGCACAACACCAAGGGAGTTGCCGCCAACCTTGGGGCCAAGGCGTTGGCCTCCGCTGCGCTGGAGCTGGAGATGGCCATCAAGGCCGGGGCGGATACAAGCCGCGCCCTCAGCCATTTCAGCACCACCGTTATGGAAACCCTCGTGACCATGCACGCCTTCATGACCCAGTAG